One stretch of Glycine soja cultivar W05 chromosome 7, ASM419377v2, whole genome shotgun sequence DNA includes these proteins:
- the LOC114420490 gene encoding uncharacterized protein LOC114420490: MSREFEMTDMGLMSYYLGREVKQMENGIFVSQESYTKEVLKKFNMLDCNPVNTPMEGGLKLSKFDEGEKVDPTVFKSLVGSLRYLTNTRPDILYAVGVVCRFMEAPTSTHLKAAKIILRYWKGTIDFGLFYFPSNNFKLVGFCDSDFAGDVDDRKSTTRFMFFMGDYVFTWSSKKQAIVKLSTCEAEYVAATSCTCHAIWLRRSLKELHLVQKESTKIYVDNRSGQELAKNPVFHERSKHIDTRYHFIRECIAKKEVELIHVKTQDQVADIFTKPLKFEDFQRLRARLGVQKNFPIKGGC; this comes from the coding sequence ATGTCTCGTGAATTTGAGATGACAGATATGGGACTCATGTCATATTACTTAGGAAGGGAAGTGAAGCAAATGGAAAATGGTATCTTTGTCTCACAAGAAAGCTACACAAAAGAAGTgttgaagaaatttaatatgCTTGATTGCAATCCCGTGAACACACCTATGGAAGGTGGCTTGAAGTTATCAAAGTTTGATGAAGGAGAGAAGGTAGACCCCACGGTCTTCAAGAGTCTTGTGGGGAGTTTGAGGTATCTAACCAATACAAGGCCCGATATTCTATATGCGGTGGGAGTTGTGTGTCGCTTTATGGAGGCTCCTACCTCTACTCATCTAAAAGCCGCAAAAATAATTCTTCGTTACTGGAAGGGTacaattgattttggattgttttattttccctccaATAACTTTAAGCTTGTGGGGTTTTGTGATAGTGATTTTGCAGGAGATGttgatgatagaaaaagtactactagatttatgttttttatgggtGATTATGTTTTTACATGGAGTTCTAAGAAGCAAGCCATTGTGAAACTTTCTACTTGTGAAGCCGAGTATGTAGCTGCAACTTCTTGCACATGTCATGCCATTTGGCTAAGAAGATCGTTGAAGGAACTTCACTTGGTGCAAAAGGAAAGCACAAAGATCTATGTTGATAATAGATCTGGACAAGAGCTTGCCAAGAATCCGGTGTTCCATGAACGAAGTAAGCATATAGATACAAGgtatcattttattagagagtGCATTGCCAAGAAAGAAGTAGAATTGATTCATGTGAAGACTCAAGATCAAGTTGCAGATATTTTCACCAAGCCTCTCAAATTTGAAGATTTTCAAAGATTGCGAGCAAGACTTGGTGTGCAGAAGAATTTTCCAATTAAGGGAGGAtgttag